A region from the Perca fluviatilis chromosome 16, GENO_Pfluv_1.0, whole genome shotgun sequence genome encodes:
- the ltn1 gene encoding E3 ubiquitin-protein ligase listerin codes for MGGKNKQRTKGNVRPSSSGRAAEVLTREGGIIPGFVGFDTTVTSELSYVPAVHGVEEIDNLVDADFRLVLRKLSKRDAVTRLKAVQDFGSMCQERDSEEVKGVLPYWPRIYCKISVDHDRRIREATQQALEQLVLKVRRSLAPFLKSLMGHWILSQCDTYTPAASAACQAFQAAFSPTKQPEALSFCKEEILNVLQDILLKETADTLSDPQSVTEDEREGKYVRMLTSSLLGVKRLLSLLLQSDRTAMEERLAHLLNSGKFWKYSKHKTPQVRGAFFEMVCALCEFTPGLVQAEAARLCATVLLSIDDTDPVVLPPVWEAVLHVVSTIHDCWTHVNAKKGFLPKLWVLLKEGGKGMAKALHPNLMPLISKLPQQVTEPTLDFYTTFFSSFIQGLSSERAATSPSESAVIVTSVVECLRYCILHNSEEEEEQKKIRTMLISQQLLPLLEKALGNPSLQNGPLFLLVTEMLVSWERRAGLHSEDEANGSSHVFQELLADFWEGLGLLFVRYADNEDADPQALEGVATLLQVMRYPERVKEKLIQKKKSVKICFSEPEDNDKRGLEKPVQTVSELVNEKAFGSLRTQHFEDVVCQLAQLCLVHVTEKTSERHLVFLSLLLQSFHTPRVFSTLVELDDKKMVSEQRDEVTMKNPAMQFLLERVVVWLAEKGRRDTEHLVEMVFSSLYGCSQQETTRILNHITTMDLQWGIILQIIQRVCTDPETLKSCRDWLKGSVLGERLLGLTEELCKVGCSSPSSTSNHSWTLISLVLSQHHNNESLIGEVYMEKILERLHATLSETKSLSDAGNMEPLICFICDVASTFFSSVQDCLLLLSAEELLLTVFQLTAQDQTHTHLSDSLLDKLRKVCVAGVQSLVQHSENEVKEGGFLHSAALWVTNQLLTVSLDIKSLQLLILAVQNLVETIISVCDQDSPLLIQFFTHLTPSQTEWTRIRQALPPQWIKTPLLSSRHRGVCEKPSMDIWKFKVSTRPPAHLCACALLGRVARTAASIPRDKQDTECPSLLPNLNHTVSELLYALQWCREVEYIPAYLSLLTDSGLLEGLQSQVQMKDLLGTLYSRSVEDGGLWSLTLENYIHTNNLADTHSATLRKLYGSSDSLFPVSQSKLSTLQVLCPTMTQKDRETLVALATAGIINWQENDDVYGCLAVLLCCLKANTQVEEEVVQAIVATVMEWRNSKEDWFLFSSDLSKATAEQLNIAVEMMRFLSWLVTHFPTVLGSSQWDFLLCSMLAWLETASENVSSLWNPWVQLFMCENAALIVKLNQFFTSSSPDVLEKLPSELLNEWTDFFVEGIYNLLFPLPINITDAFTEPDDPVFPLVVLQSVGVALTYMPVQLLKQNSLPPRFIADQKTNLPEPLQTLLNTFCPLLLFKARPLQITVYHLLEKVMPQLPECDGEGDTNKSDDDGDEPCLSPPASLMAILSTCEELCDSILAGVQVGEFAVVQPLSVEYSCILGYLLAWKLLLTFFKSSPSHLRAHYAQYLKRSCSLNKLLLDLFKLMPENPIYPGQGPETKEAKTFFTESQSLVVDNSENVEWELPHLACSVYYSTVQDLPAMVRLWWNGQEKRVSAAVEKFTIKYVSPVLSAQEISSVHSSTQIFDSMTVKARSAAREVIATYSVDDIFIELVIQLPQNYPLGSITVESGRRVGVAVQQWRNWMLQLSTYLTHQNGSIMEGLALWKNNVDKRFEGIEDCMICFSVIHGSNYSLPKKGCRTCKKKFHSACLYKWFTSSNKSTCPLCRETFF; via the exons ATGGGGGGTAAGAATAAACAGCGAACCAAAGGAAATGTTCGG CCGTCCAGTAGCGGCCGAGCTGCTGAAGTACTGACCCGGGAGGGTGGTATCATCCCGGGGTTCGTGGGCTTCGACACAACGGTCACTTCGGAGCTGAGTTATGTCCCCGCAGTCCACGGCGTGGAGGAGATAGACAACCTGGTAGATGCTGACTTTCGACTGGTGCTCAGAAAACTCTCGAAGAGGGATGCGGTTACCAGACTGAAA GCTGTTCAGGACTTTGGGTCCATGTGTCAGGAACGGGATTCTGAAGAGGTTAAAGGAGTCCTGCCATACTGGCCAAGAATTTACTGCAAGATATCAGTG GACCACGATCGCCGGATCAGGGAGGCCACCCAGCAGGCCCTTGAGCAGCTGGTGCTGAAAGTACGTCGCAGCTTGGCCCCCTTTCTGAAGAGCTTGATGGGCCACTGGATTCTGTCCCAGTGTGACACTTACACACCTGCAGCCTCTGCTGCGTGCCAGGCCTTCCAGGCTGCTTTCTCGCCCACCAAACAGCCTGAGGCACTCAGCTTCTGCAAGGAGGAGATCCTTAAC GTACTtcaagatattttgttaaaggaaACAGCAGACACACTGAGCGATCCACA AAGTGTAACAGAGGACGagagagaaggcaaatatgtaCGCATGCTGACCAGTTCTCTATTGGGGGTGAAGAGACTGCTCTCCCTGCTGCTCCAGAGTGACAGGACGGCCATGGAGGAGCGACTAGCACATCTTCTTAACTCTGGCAAGTTCTGGAAGTACAGCAAACACAAGACACCACAG GTGCGTGGGGCATTTTTCGAGATGGTGTGTGCCCTGTGCGAGTTCACTCCAGGACTGGTCCAGGCTGAAGCGGCACGACTCTGTGCCACTGTTCTCCTCAGCATTGACGACACAGATCCTGTAGTGCTGCCTCCTGTGTGGGAGGCTGTTCTTCACGTCGTGTCTACAATACAT GATTGCTGGACACACGTGAATGCCAAGAAGGGCTTCTTACCTAAACTTTGGGTTTTACTAAAAGAAGGTGGCAAAGGCATGGCTAAAGCACTCCATCCTAATCTAATGCCGCTCATCAGCAAACTGCCCCAACAGGTCACTGAGCCAACCTTGGACTTCTACACCACCTTCTTCTCTTCGTTCATACAAGG TCTGTCTAGTGAGCGTGCAGCGACAAGTCCATCGGAAAGTGCCGTTATAGTGACTTCTGTTGTTGAGTGCTTGAGGTACTGCATACTGCACAattcagaagaagaggaggaacagaaaaaaatacgaaccatgcttatttcacagcaG ctCCTGCCACTACTAGAAAAAGCTCTTGGCAATCCCTCCCTTCAAAATGGTCCTCTTTTCCTTCTGGTCACTGAAATGCTTGTATCCTGGGAGAGAAGGGCAGGCCTACATAGTGAAGATGAAGCTAATGGCAGCAGCCATGTCTTTCAAGAACTTCTGGCAGACTTCTGGGAGGGGCTTGGTCTTTTGTTTGTTCGTTATGCCGACAATGAGGATGCAGATCCACAAGCTTTGGAAGGGGTAGCCACCTTGCTGCAG GTAATGCGCTACCCTGAGAGAGTAAAAGAAAAGCTCATCCAGAAGAAGAAATCTGTCAAGATCTGTTTCTCTGAGCCAGAGGACAATGACAAAAGGGGACTTGAGAAGCCTGTTCAGACAGTGTCGGAGCTGGTGAACGAGAAGGCATTTGGTTCCCTACGCACCCAGCATTTTGAGGATGTAGTGTGTCAGCTGGCACAACTATGCCTGGtgcatgtgacagagaaaacctCAGAGAGACATcttgttttcctctctcttctcctgcAGTCTTTCCACACACCCAGGGTCTTCAGT ACATTGGTCGAATTGGATGACAAAAAAATGGTCAGTGAGCAGAGGGACGAGGTGACTATGAAGAATCCAGCAATGCAGTTCCTGCTGGAGCGGGTGGTGGTGTGGCTGGCTGAGAAAGGGCGCAGAGACACTGAACACCTGGTGGAGATGGTCTTCAGCTCACTCTACGGCTGCAGCCAGCAAGAGACCACCCGCATCCTCAACCACATCACCACG ATGGATTTACAGTGGGGAATTATCCTGCAAATTATACAGAGG GTATGTACAGATCCTGAGACTCTTAAGAGCTGTCGTGACTGGCTGAAAGGTTCAGTTCTGGGCGAGCGACTCCTGGGATTGACTGAGGAGCTGTGCAAAGTGGGATGCAGCTCTCCCAGCTCTACCAGCAACCACAGTTGGACACTTATCAGCCTGGTCCTCTCTCAGCACCACAACAACg AGTCTCTGATAGGGGAGGTGTACATGGAGAAGATCTTAGAGAGGCTCCATGCCACTCTGTCTGAGACCAAGAGTCTGTCAGATGCAGGCAACATGGAGCCACTCATCTGCTTCATCTGTGATGTGGCCTCCACATTCTTCTCTTCTGTACAAGACTGTCTTCTACTTCTCTCTGCTGAGGAACTCTTGCTCACGGTCTTCCAGCTCACTGCCCAAgatcaaacacacactcacctgtcTG ACTCACTTTTAGATAAActgagaaaagtgtgtgtggcTGGGGTCCAGTCATTGGTCCAGCACTCTGAAAATGAGGTCAAGGAAGGCGGTTTCCTGCACAGTGCAGCCCTTTGGGTGACAAACCAACTACTCACTGTCTCTCTGGATATTAAAAG TTTGCAGCTTCTTATTTTGGCTGTACAGAACCTAGTGGAGACAATCATCTCTGTCTGCGATCAAGATTCCCCCCTCCTCATCCAGTTCTTTACACACCTGACGCCCAGCCAGACAGAATGGACAAGAATCAGACAAGCTTTACCCCCTCAG TGGATCAAAACCCCCTTACTGTCTAGCCGTCACCGAGGAGTTTGCGAAAAACCCTCCATGGACATCTGGAAGTTTAAGGTGTCAACTAGGCCGCCAGCCCACCTATGTGCCTGTGCCCTGTTGGGGAGGGTGGCCCGGACTGCTGCATCCATACCTCGTGACAAACAGGACACAGAATGTCCTTCACTCTTGCCAAACCTTAaccacacag TTTCAGAACTGTTGTATGCACTGCAGTGGTGTAGGGAGGTAGAGTACATCCCTGCCTATCTCAGCCTGCTGACTGACTCAGGGCTGTTAGAAGGACTCCAGAGCCAGGTTCAAATGAAAGATCTGCTGGGGACACTCTACTCAAG GTCCGTGGAAGATGGAGGTCTATGGTCTCTGACTCTAGAGAACTACATCCACACCAACAACTTGGCAGACACTCACAGTGCAACCCTGAGGAAGCTTTACGGCAGTTCAGACAG TTTGTTCCCAGTGTctcaaagcaaactgagcacgCTCCAGGTGCTATGCCCCACCATGACccaaaaagacagagagactctCGTTGCTCTGGCAACTGCTGGAATAATCAACTGGCAAGAGAATGACG ATGTGTATGGGTGTCTGGCGGTGCTGCTGTGCTGTCTAAAAGCCAACACACAAGTAGAGGAGGAGGTTGTGCAGGCTATCGTGGCCACAGTGATGGAGTGGAGGAACAGCAAGGAGGACTGGTTTCTCTTTAGCAG TGACCTGTCTAAAGCAACTGCAGAACAGTTGAACATTGCTGTGGAGATGATGCGTTTCTTGTCCTGGCTGGTGACTCATTTTCCGACAGTTCTCGGGAGCAGCCAGTGGGACTTCTTGCTCTGCTCTATGTTAGCCTGGTTGGAG ACTGCCAGCGAGAATGTGAGCAGTCTGTGGAACCCATGGGTGCAGCTGTTCATGTGTGAGAACGCTGCATTGATAGTGAAGCTGAACCAGTTCTTCACGTCCTCTTCGCCCGATGTACTAGAGAAGCTGCCGTCCGAACTGCTCAATGAATGGACAGACTTCTTTGTAGAAGGAATCTACAACCTGCTGTTTCCTCTGCCTATCAAtatcacag ATGCCTTCACTGAACCGGATGACCCTGTTTTCCCATTGGTGGTACTGCAGTCAGTTGGCGTAGCTCTGACATATATGCCTGTGCAGCTGCTAAAACAGAACTCCCTGCCACCACGGTTCATAGCAGACCAGAAGACAAACCTGCCAGAGCCCCTCCAGACGCTCCTCAACACTTTCTGTCCTCTGCTGCTGTTTAAGGCCAGGCCTCTGCAGATCACTGTCTATCACTTGTTAGAAAA GGTCATGCCTCAGCTGCCTGAGTGCGATGGGGAAGGAGACACCAACAAGTCTGATGATGATGGAGATGAGCCATGTCT TTCTCCTCCCGCATCTCTGATGGCCATCCTGTCGACCTGTGAGGAACTGTGTGATAGTATTCTGGCAGGGGTTCAAGTAGGAGAGTTTGCAGTCGTCCAGCCTCTCAGTGTGGAGTACTCCTGCATCCTGGGGTACTTGCTGGCCTGGAAGCTTCTACTCACCTTTTTCAAATCCTCACCCTCACAT CTGCGAGCCCATTATGCCCAGTATCTTAAGAGAAGCTGCTCCCTTAACAAGCTCCTCCTTGACCTTTTCAAACTGATGCCTGAGAACCCCATCTATCCCGGCCAGGGGCCAGAGACAAAAGAGGCCAAAACCTTCTTTACAGAGAGCCAGTCTCTGGTTGTTGACA ACAGCGAGAATGTTGAGTGGGAGCTCCCTCATCTGGCTTGCAGTGTATACTACAGCACAGTGCAGGACCTGCCTGCCATGGTGCGGCTGTGGTGGAACGGCCAGGAGAAGAGAGTGAGCGCAGCTGTGGAGAAGTTTACTATTAAATATGTCAGCCCCGTTCTCTCAGCCCAGGAGATCTCATCTGTCCACTCAAGCACTCAAATCTTTGACAGCATGACT GTGAAGGCCCGCTCAGCAGCACGGGAGGTGATTGCTACCTATTCTGTGGATGACATCTTCATTGAGTTGGTGATTCAGCTACCACAGAACTACCCTCTAGGCTCTATCACTGTAGAGAGTGGGAGGCGAGTGGGAGTTGCCGTACAGCAGTGGAGGAACTGGATGCTGCAACTAAGCACCTACCTCACACATCAG AATGGCAGCATAATGGAGGGCCTGGCTCTATGGAAGAACAACGTGGATAAGCGTTTCGAGGGAATAGAGGATTGTATGATCTGCTTCTCTGTTATCCACGGTTCCAACTACTCCCTGCCTAAGAAGGGTTGCCGCACCTGCAAAAAGAAATTCCACTCAGCATGTTTG TACAAATGGTTCACATCCAGCAACAAGTCCACCTGTCCATTGTGCAGAGAAACCTTCTTCTAA
- the tmem135 gene encoding transmembrane protein 135: MAALSKIPHSCYEIGHTWNPSCVQSAVDVARGALEVSFKIYAPLYLIAAVLRRRKKDYYLKKLLPEILWSTSFLATNGSLYIVFFCILRKLFGGFYSWSAGFGSALPASYIAILLERKSRRGLLTIYMANLATETLFRMAVTRGIIKPITHGEVLLFCITASLYTFFFRSKDGLKGFAFSALKFIIGKEEIPSHSVVAEQICTRPLERTSSTEPEDSQASAQGPSSSRKTLVAHTKELLESICKKGPRHRCCKHYQDNCISYCVKGFVRMFSVGYLIQCCLKVPSAFRHMFTKPSRLPALFYNKENFQLGAFLGSFVSIYKGTSCFLRWLRNIDDELHALIAGFLAGISMFFYKSTTISMYLFSKLVETIYFKGIEAGRFPYFPHADTVIYAISTAICFQAAVMEVQNLRPTYWKFLLRLTKGRFALMNRQLLDVFGTQASRDFKGFVPKLDPRYTTVLPPGVDIQLG; the protein is encoded by the exons ATGGCCGCTCTCAGTAAAATACCGCACAGCTGCTATGAGATCGGTCATACTTGGAACCCGTCGTGTGTGCAGTCGGCTGTGGATGTAGCCAGGGGTGCTCTGGAGGTCTCCTTTAAAATCTACGCCCCTCTTTACCTG ATAGCAGCAGTTCTAAGGAGAAGGAAGAAGGATTACTATTTAAAAAAGCTTCTCCCAGAGATCCTGTGGTCTACTTCTTTCCTCGCTACCAATGGAAGTCTTTACATTGTTTTCTTCTGCATTCTCAG GAAACTGTTTGGAGGGTTCTACTCCTGGTCTGCCGGGTTTGGCTCAGCACTGCCTGCCTCCTATATTGCCATCCTCCTGGAGCGCAAGAGCAG GAGAGGGCTGCTGACAATATACATGGCAAATCTT GCCACTGAGACTTTGTTCCGTATGGCAGTGACACGAGGCATCATCAAACCCATCACACACGGCGAG GTGCTCTTGTTCTGCATAACCGCATCGCTCTACACGTTCTTCTTCAG GAGTAAAGATGGTCTCAAAGGCTTTGCATTCTCTGCATTAAA GTTCATCATCGGAAAAGAAGAGATTCCATCTCACTCTGTTGTGGCAGAACAGATCTGCACGAGACCCCTTGAGAGGACATCTTCTACAGAGCCAGAGGATTCACAGGCGTCGGCACAAGGGCCCAGCTCCAGTAGGAAAACTCTGGTAGCCCACACAAAGGAACTGCTAGAGTCAAT ATGCAAAAAGGGTCCAAGGCACAGATGTTGTAAACATTACCAAGACAACTGCATTTCCTACTGTGTGAAA GGTTTCGTCAGGATGTTCAGTGTTGGCTACCTGATTCAGTGTTGTCTTAAAGTGCCTTCAGCTTTCAGGCACATGTTTACGAAACCCTCACGGCTCCCCGCTCTCTTCTACAACAAGGAGAACTTCCAACTCGGAGCCTTTCTTGGATCTTTTGTCAGTATCTACAAG GGAACAAGCTGCTTTCTGCGCTGGCTGCGCAACATTGATGATGAACTCCATGCACTGATAGCTG GCTTCCTGGCTGGTATTTCGATGTTCTTCTACAAAAGCACGACAATATCCATGTATCTCTTCTCGAAGCTGGTggag ACCATATACTTCAAAGGCATTGAGGCCGGACGGTTCCCTTACTTTCCTCATGCAGACACGGTCATATATGCCATCTCCACCGCTATCTGTTTCCAAGCT GCTGTGATGGAAGTGCAGAACCTCAGGCCTACATACTGGAAGTTCCTGCTGCGTTTAACTAAGGGCAG GTTTGCTCTGATGAACCGACAGTTGCTCGATGTTTTTGGGACTCAAGCCTCCAGGGACTTTAAAGGCTTTGTGCCCAAACTGGACCCTCGTTACACCACAGTGCTACCACCAGGAGTCGACATCCAACTCGGTTGA